The genomic stretch GGTCAAAAAGTCCTCTTTACTCCAATGTTCAATCGTGAAATTATGTGGGTGGGCCACTCGTCTCGAGTCACGGGAAGTTGCACATTGGGTTTTTAGGTATGAATACTCCCACAGGTCGCTATGGCACTGGGTAAACTAAAGCTGTATAATACAAGTTAGACCTCACTGCCTGTTGGGGGCACTATTTTGTAGTTGGGTTAAACCAATAAACAGATCAACGGGAAAGAGCTCAAGGTGGGGCTAGACGGAGCTATCGTCGTCTGTCTCCTGGGGGTCCGGTTGCGTGTGCTTCCTCTTCTCCAGGATGCGGTTGAGCTCTTCGGTGAACGAGTGGTAGAGGGGAGACGTGCTCCCCTCTGGGTCCGTCGTCTGCCTCAGCAGCACGTAGCTGTTGCCGTTCATCTTGCGTAGGACGCTGGGTAATGTCGCAGACATCCCGTTGGTATACTCTGACGACGCGTACTCCGAGGAGGGCAGGGGTGGTGGCATTGGGAGCGGCGGAGCGGGAGGGGGCGGCGATTTCTCGGGAGATCCTTCTGCGGGCACGATCTGGAGGAAGCCACCGCCCATGTCGTCCATGTTGGATACTGACAGGGAGCGGCGTCCGTGCTCGCTTTCCTGCCTGCCGTTGCAGTGGCTGGAGATGGTCTTGAGCTCCAGGtgggagctcctcttcctctcgGCTGCGGCCCCCGACTCGGGTAGCCCCTGCTGGGAGTACTTGCAGCCCTGGTATGGCCCCCGGCTGCAGAAGCTGACGTAGAGCAGCACTACGGTCAGCACCAGGCACAGCCCGCCCAGCACAGCCACCAGGGAAATATACacggcctccatgtgcctgtaggTCTGGAACTTGggtccagggaggaggggagcCAGCAGGGAGGGCAGGGGCTGCTCGGTGGGGCTGCTGGGGGAAAGGGAAGGGCTTGGTGGGgcggtagtggtggtggttgatAAAGTGTCCGTCACGACTGTTGGCCCCACAGGGAAAGGCAGGTCAGGTTGCACCGTCACGGTGTACATCCTCACTGGTACCCACACGTCGTTCTCCACGGCGTAGCAGCGATAGTCTCCGCTCTGGTCGGGCCGGGCGCAGATGAGGAGCAGGCCGTCAGTGCCCACACGATGGCCAGAGTCGAGGCCGTAGCCCTGGAGCTGGTGGCCATCCAGGGTCCAGCGTGGAGTGGCCAGGTTGGAACGCAGATCGCAATGGAGGAGGACATCGTCCCCAGACATCACTGTACGCCTGCGGtggactacagacacacacagagaacgagacagagagacacagagagagagacacagagacacagcaagagagacacagtgtgagagagagagagacagagagtgagcgagagagagagacaaagggagagagagagagacacacacagagagagagagagagacacagagagagagagggggagagggagagagagacacagaaagagaagagagacacagagagagagacacacagcgagagagacagagagacagagagagagagagagagagagagagagagagagagagagagagagagagagagagagagagagagagagagagagagagagagagagagagagagagagagagagagagagagagagagagagagagagagagagagagagagagagagagagagagagagagagagagagaacaaagtcCAATCAAGACCCCCAACCCATTTCTTTGGTAGTTTTATAGTTAATCTCATGTTATTTTACACCTTtttccatgaggctgagagaaaattcAGCCGttttaaagctcatttcctgTAATTCcggcccccccaaaaaatccaaGCTTATGACGTGTTCATATGCTACACTTGTGGGTCCCCTCGCACTGCGGGGGCTGCgccagtggtgtgtgtgttcagttcATACCAACTCCTGTGCTGTTGTCACAGCCTCTTTTCCCCCCCTGTATATCCTGGGTTAGATTGGACCTGAATAGGAGCCAGAAGAATGTCAGTTCTCATTTATTATTTGCAGGCATACAGAAACACAGGAGTAAGTTGATTGGTAATTAtaaatgtactgtacagtatatggaATAACACAGAAAATAGAACAACTATTCTAAAGTCAACACAAAAAAATATTATAGTGAGATCATTGATAGAAAAGATCGATAGCTTCTTCtaataaaatgtgtgtgtgtgcctgccctCACCTGCTTGTGCGTGAGGAAATTTTCACACACAGCGCCCCGTCCCAGCCACAGAAGGGGTCCCGGGCAAACACACAGTCGAAACAGGACGTGTAGCGCTGGCAGGATGACAAGGGGACCTGGAGCACTGCAGAGTTGGAGCCAACATAGACACTTTCCTGTTGATGGATAAACGATGTTCAATACGATTTTGATAACACTGCACTCAAAGCCAAAAGGTATCATGCTTTAGAAGCATGTATGTGCCATGTGTAACACCTGTGCCTGGGAGATGACCATGTTGTCTATGGGCTGAGGGTTCACAAACAGCTGCAGCTCCTCTATGATGTGCATTTGACCTCCTATCTCCACAGCCCTGTGCAGCCAACCCTCATCTGCAGGGAAAAACAGACATATAATGTTCATATAACATTCATATAACCATCATAACCTTCATATAACATTGATAACTCTCATAAAACATTTATATAACAATTAATACAATAAAAAAACGGAAGTTAAATAAGTGTTCAACTATTCCTTCTGTACTATGTTTATGCATTATAAACCTAGCCAGACTCACCAGTTCCCAACAAGAGCACTGTGTAGACGTGTCGGTCCAGGGCTGCCACCCTGTGCACGACCATCTTTACGTAATTGACACTTCTCTTGAACAGTAGGGGGTGCTCTCCTATGGGGTGGACCTGGGTGGACATCAGTGGGTGCTGCCTCGCGAAGGCTAACACGTCGTCTGGGAGGTCACGGGACGAGTTGATGCCCTGGGACCTGTGCACGTCTGTCATACACTGGGCAGTGAGAGAACGACAGAGGTCGGAGAAggaaagcgagcgagagagcagTCAATGCAGATCAGAAAAGAGTGAGtgagacagaaatagagacaaGGGTGCACCTCAATAGCATTGATggccttcctcttctcctctcctttcatacATTAGCATATAAAATAACTATAGAAAGACTGAATTAGTGAAAACCGTGTCTAAATACTGCTTTCACCAATTCAGTCTTTCTAGATGCAGGAAAGAAGACGAGGAAAGGAGGACACTGTGTAGAGAGTATTGAGATTGATCCAAAAGATAGTATGTAATGAGggcaaggggagagagggaggcataaGGTTTTCTGTAGCAGGGAAATAGAGGGGTATTACTAGAGACTTACCGAGCCAGGCCTTGGTACTGGAACCTTCCCTGTATATTCCCTCCATTTGGAATCCTGCACCTCCATGTAAGGCCCCTCGAAGGCCCTCTGAATATCTGTGAAGGAGTACTGGCACACCGCAGATGCCTTGATATTTTtcctgagagagaaaaaaatgcacAAAGTCAGAGATTAATAATTCAACGTTACATCAACATTGAAGCGTTTGTTCTCTTGGAAAGTAAATACCACCTGCCACCCAGATCGAATTTCTAAATCCACGAGCACTCACCAAGAGGGAACATTTGAATAGACTTTAGTTAGTTTGTAGTAGATCATTCACTGAAAGCTGAAAGCTGTGGTGGGTGGGGAAGGGAGTGAAACTTTGGTTTTGGGCAACAGTCATATTTTCTTGTTTCTGTCTTGTCTACAACAGGGATATGGGGATTTGGGAGTATGTCACTGACAGGGGTAAGGTCGTCTTATCTCAGTAGTAAGCTTATGCTTTATTTGCATTCAATGTACA from Oncorhynchus keta strain PuntledgeMale-10-30-2019 chromosome 24, Oket_V2, whole genome shotgun sequence encodes the following:
- the LOC118357604 gene encoding semaphorin-4G-like, which codes for MGDHITLLPPFLQLLLCSLSGVWGFPFGPVLDVTPRTTVLYQGLLGCQRFSSPSQNYSTLLLEEDNGVLYVGARGALYALDTTNISTPGNLTIDWEASEEQKKQCLNKGKDNQTDCYNHIRFLQRYNETHLYVCGTHAFRPLCAYIDVERFSFSSGFEEGRDRCPYDPAKGYTGLLVDGEMFSASQYEFRSSPDVRRNFPFPTLRTEEAPTRWLLEADFVGSALLKESVNSSVGDDDKIYFFFTERSQEQMAYPSQTRVARVARICKGDWGGQRTLQRKWTSFLKARLVCSVPDYELHLNVLRSVFVLEGRDIHSTVFYGIFGLEWKNIKASAVCQYSFTDIQRAFEGPYMEVQDSKWREYTGKVPVPRPGSCMTDVHRSQGINSSRDLPDDVLAFARQHPLMSTQVHPIGEHPLLFKRSVNYVKMVVHRVAALDRHVYTVLLLGTDEGWLHRAVEIGGQMHIIEELQLFVNPQPIDNMVISQAQESVYVGSNSAVLQVPLSSCQRYTSCFDCVFARDPFCGWDGALCVKISSRTSRSNLTQDIQGGKRGCDNSTGVVHRRRTVMSGDDVLLHCDLRSNLATPRWTLDGHQLQGYGLDSGHRVGTDGLLLICARPDQSGDYRCYAVENDVWVPVRMYTVTVQPDLPFPVGPTVVTDTLSTTTTTAPPSPSLSPSSPTEQPLPSLLAPLLPGPKFQTYRHMEAVYISLVAVLGGLCLVLTVVLLYVSFCSRGPYQGCKYSQQGLPESGAAAERKRSSHLELKTISSHCNGRQESEHGRRSLSVSNMDDMGGGFLQIVPAEGSPEKSPPPPAPPLPMPPPLPSSEYASSEYTNGMSATLPSVLRKMNGNSYVLLRQTTDPEGSTSPLYHSFTEELNRILEKRKHTQPDPQETDDDSSV